The following coding sequences lie in one Arachis stenosperma cultivar V10309 chromosome 5, arast.V10309.gnm1.PFL2, whole genome shotgun sequence genomic window:
- the LOC130982823 gene encoding serine/threonine-protein kinase TOUSLED-like: MSDDMLVHFSSNSSNQSDQSLPTKIAKLEARMVGKASSTAAQQPGWSSVPLTRKFGGAAKDLAEACSSSDSDDDNGEEFLIQANTEKRLKLQEDDNSNVFEHLEVMTDGRQTSSEPVEIKISNDVNRKKHGRGRGNSGSGRGRGSRSNDQTRTKVPPPTALNFASEFRWNFC; the protein is encoded by the exons ATGTCTGATGATATGCTTGTGCATTTCTCTTCCAATTCCTCCAACCAATCTGACCAGTCCCTTCCAACGAAGATTGCGAAGCTGGAAGCTCGAATGGTAGGCAAGGCTTCCTCCACCGCTGCTCAGCAGCCAGGTTGGTCCTCTGTCCCTTTAACTAGGAAATTTGGAGGAGCTGCTAAGGATTTAGCTGAGGCATGTAGCTCCAGTGATTCTGATGATGAT AATGGTGAAGAATTCTTAATACAAGCCAACACGGAGAAGCGGCTAAAACTTCAAGAAGATGACAACTCTAATGTTTTTGAACATCTCGAG GTTATGACTGATGGAAGACAAACTAGTTCAGAGCCCGTCGAGATAAAAATAAGTAACGATGTGAATAGAAAGAAACATGGCCGTGGACGAGGCAACTCTGGTTCAGGAAGGGGCCGGGGTTCTAGATCTAATGATCAGACCAGAACAAAAGTACCTCCTCCAACTGCTTTGAATTTTGCTTCAGAGTTTCGATGGAATTTCTGTTAA
- the LOC130981532 gene encoding uncharacterized protein LOC130981532 gives MMRQHRPDIAILLETKCSGDTAKRVIHNLGFSYSILEEAQGFVGGIWICWNRPDINITTIENHSQYLHVKIQTQSEKEWFLTAVYASPQSQNRRELWPKILNIANQIMGDWLIAGDFNEIKDNSEKKGGATISNRDCNVFSGWINRWGLIDLGFIGSRYTWRGPQWEGQDRVFKRLDRALANHSWRIRFHEAVVEVLARTEGERPR, from the coding sequence ATGATGAGACAACATAGACCAGACATTGCTATTCTTTTGGAAACTAAGTGCAGTGGAGACACAGCAAAAAGGGTGATTCATAACCTTGGTTTCTCTTACTCTATTTTGGAAGAAGCTCAGGGATTTGTAGGAGGCATATGGATCTGCTGGAATAGACCAGATATCAACATAACCACCATAGAAAATCATAGTCAATATTTACATGTTAAAATTCAAACTCAGAGTGAAAAGGAATGGTTCCTCACAGCAGTCTATGCCAGTCCTCAAAGCCAGAATAGAAGAGAATTATGGCCTAAAATTCTCAATATAGCTAATCAGATAATGGGAGATTGGTTGATAGCTGGTGattttaatgaaattaaagaCAACTCAGAAAAAAAAGGCGGTGCTACTATTAGTAACAGAGATTGCAATGTGTTCTCCGGATGGATAAATAGATGGGGTCTAATTGATTTGGGTTTCATAGGATCTCGCTACACTTGGAGAGGACCACAATGGGAAGGACAAGATAGAGTCTTTAAAAGACTAGACAGAGCCCTCGCTAATCATTCTTGGAGGATAAGGTTTCATGAAGCCGTGGTAGAAGTTCTTGCGAGAACAGAGGGGGAGAGGCCAAGATAG
- the LOC130981534 gene encoding uncharacterized protein LOC130981534, whose product MVKGGTEGDQMEDDSLSEEEEEKKTEDGKGAANDSGKKHNGVDSQSSGSKGIRVKEVEKGLYNIVISESIERELWKPWWDPFIVKLLERRVGYAAMKKRLENMWSKKGSIDVIDLSNDYYLVKFYSSEDFDFALLEGPWKIYDHYLTLRMWEPNFNPLEATIDKVTAWVRLPGLPIELYDRTVLRQIGNLIGRTTKVDNNTADMSRGKFARLCVEVDLTKPLLGRYLINGREYHIEYEGIHHICFTCGRVDHDQQHCPNNKRKEETTKKQQENQNAESNTGVQQENNSKKQQDLQKEKASTSKNDMGKQVINENNSSFGEWMVVQRPKRGKKAQKEDVIRNGEETSRQREVPQTKRNQGRFGVLHIKKNPKAQGQGIEEQREQEKYTQGKREKEQQNKSKTKAQPEQKQSEKSSQPAQKVKAKQNNTKNTEKQAQRNQEPEQNQKETGEQRESTTMQIKRVNHNHHEENWMEAKSSTPSSMEKGIEPSNQNQQKEGRPPDLMEADVIEKEDIVMDSLEKEPSMRIIEGVDFTTPDMSILEDVEMQMH is encoded by the coding sequence ATGGTGAAAGGAGGTACTGAAGGAGATCAAATGGAAGACGACAGTCTCAgtgaggaggaagaagagaaaaaaacagAAGATGGAAAAGGAGCAGCTAATGATAGCGGAAAAAAGCATAATGGAGTGGACTCCCAAAGCAGCGGAAGCAAAGGAATCAGAGTGAAAGAAGTGGAGAAGGGGCTCTATAACATTGTTATTAGTGAGTCCATAGAGAGGGAACTGTGGAAACCTTGGTGGGACCCTTTTAtagtaaaattactagaaagAAGGGTTGGATATGCAGCCATGAAAAAGAGGCTGGAAAATATGTGGAGTAAGAAAGGGAGTATAGACGTTATTGACTTGAGCAATGACTATTATCTAGTGAAATTTTACTCATCTGAAGACTTTGATTTCGCTCTACTAGAGGGACCATGGAAAATCTATGACCACTACTTAACACTGAGAATGTGGGAGCCAAACTTCAATCCTTTGGAAGCCACTATTGACAAAGTAACAGCATGGGTAAGATTGCCGGGACTGCCTATTGAATTATATGATAGAACTGTGCTGAGGCAAATTGGCAATTTAATTGGGAGAACAACAAAAGTTGATAACAACACGGCAGACATGAGCAGGGGCAAGTTTGCTAGGCTGTGCGTTGAGGTTGATCTAACCAAACCATTACTGGGGAGATATTTGATAAATGGTAGGGAGTACCACATTGAATATGAGGGTATCCACCATATTTGTTTCACCTGCGGAAGAGTAGATCATGATCAACAACACTGCCCAAACAATAAGAGAAAGGAAGAAACAACAAAAAAGCAACAAGAAAATCAAAATGCTGAATCTAATACAGGTGTACAGCAAGAAAACAACAGTAAAAAACAACAAGACCTGCAAAAAGAGAAAGCTAGCACAAGCAAGAATGACATGGGGAAGCAAGTAATTAATGAGAACAATAGTAGTTTTGGTGAATGGATGGTGGTCCAGAGGccaaaaagaggaaagaaagcaCAAAAAGAAGATGTTATCAGAAACGGAGAGGAAACAAGTAGACAAAGAGAAGTCCCACAAACAAAAAGAAACCAAGGCAGATTTGGCGTGCTacatataaagaaaaatccaaaagCCCAAGGGCAAGGAATTGAAGAACAAAGGGAACAAGAGAAATACACACAAGGGAAAAGAGAGAAGGAACAGCAAAACAAAAGCAAGACAAAAGCACAACCAGAACAAAAACAAAGTGAAAAGAGCAGTCAGCCAGCTCAAAAAGTAAAGGCCAAACAGAACAACACCAAGAACACAGAAAAGCAAGCACAAAGAAACCAAGAACCAGAGCAAAATCAAAAGGAAACAGGGGAACAAAGAGAGTCTACTACAATGCAAATTAAAAGGGTGAACCATAACCACCATGAAGAGAATTGGATGGAGGCAAAATCCTCAACTCCATCTTCTATGGAGAAAGGGATTGAACCTTCTAACCAAAACCAACAAAAGGAAGGAAGACCCCCTGACCTTATGGAAGCGGACgtaatagaaaaagaagatatAGTGATGGATTCCTTGGAAAAGGAGCCAAGCATGAGGATAATTGAAGGGGTGGACTTCACCACACCAGACATGAGTATATTAGAGGATGTGGAAATGCAGATGCATTGA
- the LOC130981536 gene encoding uncharacterized protein LOC130981536, whose amino-acid sequence MTKKIPGSVVQIETRPLYNGNEEAQGVKILHHVFWSFNPCVRAFRHCKPLVQVNRTHLYGKYKGTLLVAVAQDGNQNIVPITFALVEGETADAWHFFLRNLRMHVVRKDSVGMISDRHESIRVAVNRSGSDWQPPRAWWMFCIRHIGSNFLRAFKVPHLQKLVVNIEYSRTVEEYNINYKRLEERGEAYARWCDAIGLRHWVLAFDEGHQWSHMTMNLVECINSVLKGARNLPMLALVRATYYRLNKLFTWKSVETYERKRTGFTYSVFTQ is encoded by the coding sequence ATGACTAAGAAGATACCTGGGTCAGTTGTCCAGATAGAAACACGCCCATTGTACAATGGGAATGAAGAGGCGCAAGGGGTAAAAATACTTCATCATGTATTTTGGAGTTTCAATCCATGCGTTAGGGCATTTAGGCATTGCAAGCCCTTAGTTCAGGTTAACAGAACACACCTATATGGAAAGTACAAAGGTACACTTCTGGTCGCTGTTGCACAGGATGGGAACCAAAACATTGTGCCTATCACTTTTGCATTGGTGGAAGGGGAGACAGCTGATGCGTGGCACTTCTTTCTCAGGAATTTGCGAATGCATGTTGTCAGAAAAGATAGCGTGGGTATGATCTCAGACCGGCATGAGTCAATTCGGGTAGCAGTAAATCGCTCCGGAAGTGACTGGCAACCTCCAAGAGCATGGTGGATGTTTTGTATAAGGCACATCGGCAGCAACTTCCTACGAGCATTCAAAGTCCCTCACTTGCAAAAGCTTGTAGTCAACATTGAATATTCAAGAACGGTGGAGGAGTATAACATCAACTATAAGAGGTTGGAAGAGCGAGGCGAGGCATATGCCAGGTGGTGCGATGCCATTGGACTTAGACATTGGGTATTGGCATTCGACGAGGGACATCAATGGAGCCATATGACGATGAACCTTGTCGAGTGCATTAACTCAGTGTTGAAGGGTGCCCGTAATCTACCTATGTTGGCACTAGTCCGAGCAACATATTATCGGTTAAATAAACTTTTTACGTGGAAGAGTGTTGAGACTTACGAACGTAAACGTACTGGATTTACTTATTCCGTATTCACACAATAG